The following are from one region of the Rhodopirellula sp. P2 genome:
- a CDS encoding metallophosphoesterase, whose protein sequence is MISPTISNRLFFSAIVFNCCITSFLSADTKGAEQPVLTAVVIEVADPWTGQVGLQAGLEAAGFEVATIDLQQDTLPEADLIAVGSFASEEAAVRKWLENNRKLLGERVAAGAVLLELTQADQTESSIAFLPDSLSASRTDRDGNPVIVHAPQHPLLQRLPRDSAAEDRLLLPNHHRAGSWETLRDQQGFAVLAALGKSTRDPVLLEASHGEGRIVLTSLFFDKWQSPDGKTVAPARFVDASKSFFRGLQDYVRMVQNQRAPAVDPTPSYQVPEPLPFVVGSATIVALPDTQIYSQHYPQHFLAQTRWIRQHLKDRNIVAVFHEGDITNRNTPDQWENAQQAMDELFGHVPVIAAPGNHDMGPGGNGATHESLMSDYLDEPRFARHPSFQGTMDPGKTENNYSLFETDHAKWIGIALEWAPRDRAVKWADQLLTEHSDRLAVIVTHAYMYYDETKYDWKRTQSQTWSPYKYGVADSPEGINDAGDLWTKLISDHPNVMMVLSGHVLNDGAGLLSEKAPQGNLVHQMLANYQMLHEGGDGWMRLIELLPDGKSIQVRTYSPVFDQYNTDPEHQFTLPLVVGSPLTE, encoded by the coding sequence ATGATTTCTCCAACGATCTCAAACCGTTTGTTTTTCTCGGCAATTGTTTTCAATTGCTGCATCACTTCGTTCCTTTCGGCGGACACCAAGGGGGCCGAGCAACCGGTGCTGACGGCGGTTGTGATTGAGGTTGCGGATCCTTGGACCGGACAAGTTGGGCTGCAGGCTGGTTTGGAAGCGGCAGGGTTTGAAGTTGCAACGATCGACTTGCAACAGGACACCTTGCCGGAGGCTGATTTGATCGCCGTCGGGTCGTTCGCCAGCGAGGAAGCCGCGGTCCGAAAGTGGCTGGAAAACAACCGCAAGTTGTTGGGCGAACGTGTCGCGGCGGGAGCTGTCTTGTTGGAGCTAACGCAGGCTGACCAAACCGAATCATCGATCGCTTTCTTGCCAGATTCCCTTTCCGCTTCACGCACCGATCGGGATGGCAACCCTGTGATCGTGCATGCTCCGCAGCATCCGCTGCTGCAGCGATTGCCTCGCGATTCAGCGGCGGAGGATCGTCTGTTGTTGCCGAACCATCATCGGGCTGGATCGTGGGAAACGCTTCGCGATCAGCAAGGTTTTGCGGTGTTGGCGGCGCTTGGGAAATCCACTCGCGACCCCGTGCTGTTGGAAGCGTCTCATGGTGAGGGACGCATTGTTTTGACATCCCTGTTTTTCGACAAATGGCAATCGCCCGACGGAAAGACCGTTGCACCAGCCCGTTTTGTGGATGCCTCGAAGAGCTTCTTCCGTGGACTGCAGGACTACGTTCGGATGGTTCAGAATCAACGTGCTCCCGCGGTGGACCCCACCCCTTCGTACCAAGTGCCGGAACCGTTGCCGTTCGTGGTGGGTTCCGCAACCATTGTTGCTCTGCCCGACACCCAGATTTACAGCCAACACTATCCGCAGCACTTTCTGGCTCAAACCCGTTGGATTCGCCAGCACCTGAAAGACCGCAACATCGTCGCGGTTTTTCATGAGGGTGACATCACCAACCGCAACACGCCCGACCAATGGGAAAACGCACAGCAAGCGATGGACGAGTTGTTCGGCCATGTTCCGGTGATCGCAGCTCCTGGCAACCATGACATGGGTCCAGGCGGAAACGGAGCGACGCACGAATCCTTGATGAGTGATTACTTGGACGAGCCACGGTTTGCACGTCATCCTTCCTTTCAGGGCACGATGGACCCGGGGAAGACGGAGAACAACTACAGTTTGTTTGAAACGGACCATGCCAAGTGGATTGGGATTGCGTTGGAATGGGCACCTCGGGATCGCGCTGTGAAATGGGCCGATCAGTTGTTGACAGAGCATTCCGATCGCCTGGCTGTGATCGTGACGCATGCTTACATGTACTACGACGAAACCAAGTACGACTGGAAACGCACGCAGTCGCAAACCTGGAGTCCGTACAAGTACGGCGTTGCTGACAGTCCAGAAGGAATCAATGACGCAGGCGATCTTTGGACGAAGCTGATCAGCGACCACCCCAATGTCATGATGGTGCTTTCAGGTCATGTGCTCAACGACGGCGCGGGGTTGCTGAGTGAGAAGGCGCCGCAGGGCAACCTCGTTCACCAGATGCTGGCGAATTATCAAATGCTGCACGAAGGTGGTGACGGTTGGATGCGACTGATCGAACTGCTTCCCGATGGCAAGTCCATCCAAGTCCGCACTTACTCGCCCGTGTTTGACCAGTACAACACCGACCCTGAGCACCAGTTCACACTTCCCTTGGTCGTCGGTTCGCCGCTCACCGAGTGA
- a CDS encoding PAS and helix-turn-helix domain-containing protein, which yields MRTELKSIDWLKVFDQEPDVGLMVVGNDGQIVHFNHAALRLFGVDDEDLLDKNLHDVFSEEYARERMSWVQEVIDTDKPLRATHIYCGRMLVSSFYPHHDGDHHFAVILTRLDGMIPEGDIKDTQSQFIDLGPLSVLSPRELEVLVLLGQGNSVPEVSRLLYRSPRTIERHKTEIGHKLGVSSISQLTRLVAQAGLRPEHLSLQRFDAVRKPHDCTPDLLLVKADATSSPV from the coding sequence ATGCGCACCGAACTCAAATCAATCGATTGGTTGAAGGTATTCGACCAGGAACCAGACGTAGGCCTGATGGTCGTTGGAAACGATGGCCAAATCGTTCACTTCAATCACGCCGCCCTCCGTTTGTTCGGAGTCGATGACGAGGACCTGCTCGACAAAAACCTTCACGATGTTTTTTCCGAGGAATACGCCCGTGAACGAATGTCCTGGGTCCAAGAGGTCATCGACACGGACAAGCCACTTCGAGCCACACACATCTACTGCGGCCGGATGCTGGTATCGTCTTTCTATCCCCACCACGATGGCGATCACCACTTTGCTGTGATTCTGACCCGGCTGGATGGCATGATCCCAGAAGGGGACATCAAGGACACGCAAAGTCAGTTCATTGACCTGGGACCGCTCTCGGTCCTCAGCCCTCGCGAATTGGAAGTGCTCGTGTTGCTGGGACAAGGCAACAGCGTTCCTGAAGTCTCGCGACTCTTGTATCGCAGTCCCCGGACGATCGAGCGGCACAAAACGGAGATCGGCCACAAGCTTGGCGTTTCGTCGATCTCACAACTCACTCGCCTGGTTGCTCAAGCGGGCCTTCGCCCGGAACACCTGTCCTTGCAACGCTTTGACGCCGTCAGAAAACCGCACGATTGCACCCCCGACCTGTTATTGGTCAAAGCCGATGCAACCTCGTCTCCTGTCTAG